The genomic segment TTCTTCATGCCCGGCGTACCCCATGAGATGCGCACCATGTTCGAAACTCACGTGGCGGACTTCGCGCGCTCGCTGAGCCCGGAGAGCCACGTGGCCCAGGTCAGGCTGCGGAGCTTCGGTCTACCGGAGAGCAAGGTCAACGACTTGCTCGTGGGGCTCGAAGAGGCGCGTGATGTGATCGTCGGCTACCGCGCGCACTTCCCGGAGATCGAAGTGAAGCTCCTCGCACGGCGCGCGACGGCGGAGCAGGCACAAGCGGCTGCCCGCGCCGCCGCAGATGAGACCAGGCAGCGCCTCGGCGCCATCGTGTACGGCGAAGGCGACGCCGGGTTACCCGAAGTGCTTGGCCAGCTGTTGCTCGAGCGCGGGCTCCAGCTGGTGACCGCAGAGAGCTGCACCGGCGGTCTCGTGAGCAAACTGATCACCGACGTCGCGGGCTCGTCACGCTACTTCACGGCAACCGCGGTCACCTACACCAACGCCAGCAAGCACTATGTGCTGGGCGTTGACCAACAGCTGATCGAGGAGCACGGCGCGGTGTCCCCTGAAGTTGCGGCAGCCATGGCGCGCGGCGCCCTCGATCGCCTGGGCGGTGACGTGAGCATCGCGCTCACGGGCATCGCAGGCCCAGGGGGCGGAACGCAGGAAAAGCCGGTTGGCTTGGTGCACTACGCAGTCGCGACGAAGGCGGGGGCCGTCGGACGCAGTGCGGGGCTCAGTCAGGGCAAGATGGTCTTCAGCCGGGAGCGGGAGCGGGTGCGCACGCGGGCGGCTTGGGAGGCGTTGGCCCTATTGCGTCAGGTGC from the Polyangiaceae bacterium genome contains:
- a CDS encoding competence/damage-inducible protein A — its product is MTHTTAAVLSIGTELTRGEITNTNQSWLASQLTALGVEVTHAETVADDPEDIIQSLRRLGEKHRLIVSTGGLGPTTDDLTSETVAKLLGVPMLRDADSLAIIKRRVESYGNQLTPSNAKQADFPQGSSILGNAVGSAPGFAVDIGRARAFFMPGVPHEMRTMFETHVADFARSLSPESHVAQVRLRSFGLPESKVNDLLVGLEEARDVIVGYRAHFPEIEVKLLARRATAEQAQAAARAAADETRQRLGAIVYGEGDAGLPEVLGQLLLERGLQLVTAESCTGGLVSKLITDVAGSSRYFTATAVTYTNASKHYVLGVDQQLIEEHGAVSPEVAAAMARGALDRLGGDVSIALTGIAGPGGGTQEKPVGLVHYAVATKAGAVGRSAGLSQGKMVFSRERERVRTRAAWEALALLRQVLLSGHAP